In Moraxella nasovis, the sequence CGCATCCGACCAAAGATTGGTGATGATCCTGAAAATCCAAAACGTATTAAGACGGTTCGAAGTAAAGGTTATTTATTTGTCAAAGATGGTAATTGATGTGACAATCTATAAAAAGCTGACAGTTTGTCGGCTTTTTTATTTTAAAATTTATGCGATGGCTTGATTAAATGAAGATCTGCAAATGAGTAGTGGCTATGGAAAAATTTTTGATCAGTGAAAAGAGTATCTTTTTTCGTATATATGCAGGATTGGTATTATTATGCATATCAGTTGCACTTTTTGCTTATGGTCTTACCAATCTAGTTAATCAAAAGCGTCTACAATCGTATCGTGAAAATATGTCATCTGGCATATTTTATTTAATTTCTCAAGGTGTGACGCACCAAGAAAATGAGATTGACCGTGCGTACTGGCTTGCTGATGCCAGTAGCTTTTTTGGTGAAGAATTTAATATCATACCCATCAACTCTGTGTCGTTTACAAAACGTGAGATTCAACGCCTTAATAGTGAAAAAACTGTAGTTCAAGCCCACGCTGATTCTTCAAAACTCACTTTTTATCACCGCATTGAGGGCGAGAGTAATTTACTGACTGTCAGCTTATCACAAGTGGGTGAGCGTCAAGTGCGTGCCATGACAATTTTTTTGTTAGACGATTTGTCATATTTTCCAACCATGAACCAAAAACAAGCACGACTTAAATTTTTGGAGAAAAAATTTGGCATTCCTTTTGGTATTTACCCAATTAAGCATTTGGGCTTGGATTTAGAGCAAATTGGCAGGCTTCGTAGAGATGAGCCAGTCATGCTTTTTAGAGATGGTGACAGTATTCGTGATACCACTCTTTCTGTGGTGATGGCATCTCAGCTTGATACCATGGCAATCGTTATTGGACCTGCACCGCTGTTTAAGTGGTTTCCATTGAATTTATTAATTAGTATCGTGTTATTAAGTATGATGCTAATTAGCCTTGGGGTGTATGGACTGATCCTACCCTTAGAAAAGCGTTTAAGACTGCTTCAGGCTGGGGTTGATCGAGTAACAAAAGGTGACTTAGACACCAAGATTGAAGTTATCGGTCGAGATGATGTAGCTAAGCTGGCATATACATTTAATGTCATGACCTACCGTATTAAACGCTTGATCGAATCGCAAAGAGAGCTGACCCGAGCGGTATCACATGAACTAAGAACGCCTGTGGCACGCATTCGCTTTGCAGTTGAGATGCTAGCTGACGATGATGATTATGAGTCGAGACAATCTCAAAAAGCCTATATTGATGAAGATATCGAATCGCTAAACAAACTGATTGATGAAATATTAACCCATGCCAAGCTTGAAGAGGGAGTGCCAACATTAGACTGGCAAATGGTAAAGCTTGCTGATTTGGTGACTCGGATCGAGCGAGAGACTAACGCACTGGGTAAGTCGATTACCGTAAGAACTGTTTTACCTAGTGTGAAAGTTGCGGCAATGGCAGATCTTAAGTTGTTGCATCGTGTGGTGCAAAATTTTGCTGGTAATGCCATGCGATATGCTAAAAGTACTATCATTATTAGTGCTGGAGTGAAGTCAGGTATGGCGTTTGTGAGTGTTGAGGATGATGGGCAAGGCATACCCAAGGCAGATCGTGAGAAGGTTTTTGTGCCATTTGCTCGCCTTGATGATAGCCGCACTAGAGCCTCAGGTGGCTATGGATTGGGATTGGCAATTGTTAGTCGCATTGCATTTTGGTTTAATGCGACCGTTACAGTAGATGACAGCCCTGAGCTTGGTGGGGCACGCTTTATTATGACATGGCCTGTTAAACAAGCAGGTGTTAAATTACCCAAGTTATAAAGTCAATGTTTGATTAATCAAGCAAGTGGTTTGGATTATTTGTTCCTTGGTAAGTCAAAGTGATGTCATCTACTATGCTTACCACACTTGGAATGTAACAGCCCATCGACCCATCGTCAATCAGCAAATCGGCAATGCCATTAAAATGCTCCGCTATTTCATAGGTCATCTCAAGTGAGCCATCTAGTACGCCAATCGGCAAACTTACTATCGGTGCATTTAAGCCTTCAAGCAAGGCAAGGGTAAGGGGTGTGGTTGCTAGCAGTATGCTGATAGATTTTTGGTTATCTAGTAGCTTTTTTGGCACAGCCTTAGTTGCTACTAGCGTCAATGCTGTCTGGCTTGATGCGTGCGACTTTAGCAGACGATGTTGGGCATTGCTGACATCTGCATAATGTGCAATTTGACTTAAATTGTCACAAAGTAGGCTAAAAGGGTAGTTGCCATCAGCAAGTCGACAAAGCTTATCCAGTGCGGTCTTGGCGGTGACTGACACCCCAAATGCATAGCCAAGCCCAGTGGGATAAATGATTAACTGATCGTTTGTCAATGCCTGCACTGCTTGGCTGATAAGGCGTGCTTGCGGGTTTTTTGGGTGAATATAAAGTGTTTGCATAAACTATCTTCTTAGTGAATTGAAGTATAAAAATTTGGCTGGCATAGGCTTAGTAATACCCAAAGTAGCCGCTTTGCGTCTTTGGGAAGAAAGTTTGGTTGGCTTAAAAAATGCTGAGCTTGGGTAAATACATCAGCTGCAAAGGTGCTGTTTGATGTGTCAAAGTCGGCATTTAGATTGTCTTGGGAAACATAAAAATAACGTCCACACGCTAAGCTAAGCAGGCATTCAACAGCTTGAGGTTTGATTTCTACCTGTTCAAATAAAGCCTGAGCGTCTTTATTACGACCGTCTGCCTGATACCAGTAGCCAAAATCATCAATTTGTCGTCTGTCAAACCCTGCTATGCACCAGTGGCTAATCTCATGTAAGGCACTTTGGAAAAACCCGTGAGCAAATTCAATACGAGCTGGCTTACCATCGTATGGTGCAAAATACTCAGGTTCGCCATCGCCACGCACTAGTGCAGTGGGAGTTTTGGTCATAGTGGCATTATGATATAATTGATTGAACAGTGTGATAAGCCAGTCGGTTAGCACGCTTTCGTCGTGATGGGCGTTTTTTACGCTTTGCCAAGATTTTGCATAGGTTTGCCAATCTGCTTTTGATATCAGACAGCTTAGCATTGGCTGTATTATCGCTGTGATTTGTGGGTCTTGATGAAAGCTTTGCCATGCTTTAGTGATGGCGTTATTGGTGCTATTTGGTGACAGTTGGCTAAAGTCAATCATGGCTATTGGCAAATAAAAAGCTGAAATTTTTTGTAAATTATGGAATAATAGGGTAATTTTATCATAGATTAGATGATTTTAGCGATGTCAAATACAACAGATTATCACCAAACCGCCAAAGAATTACCCACTAATATCCTGCTAGAAAAATGGATAGACGCCGGCTTTTCTTGGGTGGGCGAGATTTTTATTCATGAATTTGAACGACTGTCAAAACAGGTTTATTTTAGCGAAAATGCCAATCCTAAGCTAAGTGTTAATGTTCAACTTGCTAAGAAAGATGGCGTGTTATGGCTGACTTATGATGTACAAGGCGATATCTTGTTGTCTTGTCAGCGTTGTCTTGAGCCTATCGCCTTTGATGTAACGGGCGAATACCGTTTGGCAATTTTGGCAAATGAGCATGAGACATCACGCATTGGTGGTGCTGAGTTTGTACTTCTTGATGAAGTGTGCCCAAGCGAGAGTCGTAAAATGTTGCCAATTAAAGCCTTATTAGAAGATGAGCTGTTATTGGCTTTGCCTTTATCGCCACGTCACGACGACTGCACAACACCTATAGACGCATCTGATCATGACGAGAATCAAGAGCAGGATAATCCTTTTGCAGTGTTATCTGCATTAAAAGGCAAGCTAAACTGAAATATAATGCCAAATCAACACTTAATTTTGTAAATTTTTTAGTTTAAGCTTTCACTTTAGTAAAAATTTTGATAGAATATGACGTTTATTGCGTTCAAGCCTTGCTTGCGTATTGGGAGACGCCCAAATCCCAAACCAGATGCAATCCGCTCGCTACTATTGACGCAACCGTTTTTTGTAAATCAGGCAGCTATTTCTGTCTTTTCATGAACATTAGGAGCTATCATGGCAGTTCAACAAAACCGCAAAAGCCGCTCACGTCGTGACATGCGTCGTTCACACGATCGTATGTTGGTAAATATTTTGAGCATTGACTCTACTACTGGTGAAAAACACATTCGCCACCACGCGACTAAAGACGGTTTTTACCGTGGTCGTCAGCTGTTCAAGGTAAGTCAAGACAGCTAATTTGACGTGAATTAAAGCATAAGCCAAACCGATTGTTCTCAATAGGTTTGGTTTTTTTGTGCAAGCTTTTGTGGTGAAGCTAAATTTTTGAGTAAACAATTGTTTATTTTTTATGCTAGAATGAAATTATGCTAGAATGTAACCTTTGGTTTATTAATTTTAAAGATAATGGGTGATTTATGGTAAATTTGGTAGAAAATGCAAAGCGTATCGCAGTGCTTTTTCCAGGTCAAGGCTCACAGGCAGTAGGGATGATGAATGAACTTGCCGAGCAGTTTGATGTTGTGCGTCAGACCTTTGATGAGGCAAGCGAGGCTTTAGGGTTTGATTTATGGGAAGTAACCCAAGACGAATCACGCCTACATAAGACCGAGTTTACGCAGCCTGCACTGCTTGCAGCAAGTATTGCCATTTGGCGAATCATCAGCCCAAAGCTTGCCGAGAAAGGACTTGAGCCTTTATATTTGGCAGGTCATAGTTTAGGCGAGTATTCAGCATTAGCAGCAAGTGGCGTACTAAGTCTTGGCGATGCTGTAGTGCTTGTACACGAACGTGGTAAGCTGATGAGTCAGGCGGTTATCGGTATGGATACGCAGATGGCGGCGGTTTTGGGGTTAGAAGATGAGCAGGTGGCAAGCCTGTGCGAAGAAGCAAGCCATAACACAGGTAGTGTTGATCCCGCTAACTTTAACAGCCCAGGTCAGGTGGTTGTAGCAGGTACGCAGCTTGGTGTGTCAGCTGTGATAACAGCAGCACAAGCCCTTGGCAAAAAAGCCGTCCCCCTAAAGGTATCTGTACCGTCTCATTGCCAATTAATGGATTCTGCTAGTGAAGCCTTGGCTGATTTATTAGCTAAGACTAAATTTACAATACCAGCCATTCCAGTAATTCAAAATCGCCATGCTAAGATTCATACAAGCCTTGATGATATTAAAACTGCCTTAGCTGAGCAGCTGTCTAAGCCAGTTCAATGGGCAAAGACGATGGATAAATTAGCAAACGCAGAGATTGATTTGGTAATCGAATGTGGACCGGGTAATGTCCTATCTAATTTGGCTAAGCGTCAAGCCAGCTCAATAGCAGCACTGCCAAGCGATAAGCTTGATCGCTTGGAGAAGATTGAGGCATTATAAGTTTAACCTAAATAAAATAAAAGGTGAGTTATGAGTAGAAAGATTGTTTTAGTGACAGGTGCAAGTCGTGGTATCGGACGTGCGATCGCCTTACGTTTCGCTAATGAAGGCTGTTTTGTGATTGGAACTGCCACGAGTGAAAAAGGGGCAGAAGCGATTAGCGAATATCTAGGCGAGTTTGGCGGTATGGGACGTGTTCTTGATGTCAGCAGTAATGAATCTGTAGATAAGCTGTTTGAAGAGATTGACAGTGTTTATGGTGCACTTAATGTGCTTGTAAATAACGCAGGCATTACCAAAGACGGCCTACTGATGCGTATGAAAGATGAGGATTGGGCAGAAGTGATGGACACTAATTTAAGCTCAGTTTATCGTACCAGTCGCCGTGCTGTGCGTGGCATGATGAAAGCTCGCCATGGTCGCATCATCAACATCAGTTCTGTGGTCGGTCAAATGGGCAACGCAGGTCAGTCTAACTATGCAGCAAGCAAGGCAGGTATGGAAGGCTTTAGCCGAGCATTAGCACGTGAAATCGGTTCTCGTGGCGTTACGGTGAACTGTGTCGCTCCTGGATTTGTGGAAACAGATATGACCGAAGAGCTAGACGAGCGTCTGATTAAT encodes:
- the fabD gene encoding ACP S-malonyltransferase — protein: MVNLVENAKRIAVLFPGQGSQAVGMMNELAEQFDVVRQTFDEASEALGFDLWEVTQDESRLHKTEFTQPALLAASIAIWRIISPKLAEKGLEPLYLAGHSLGEYSALAASGVLSLGDAVVLVHERGKLMSQAVIGMDTQMAAVLGLEDEQVASLCEEASHNTGSVDPANFNSPGQVVVAGTQLGVSAVITAAQALGKKAVPLKVSVPSHCQLMDSASEALADLLAKTKFTIPAIPVIQNRHAKIHTSLDDIKTALAEQLSKPVQWAKTMDKLANAEIDLVIECGPGNVLSNLAKRQASSIAALPSDKLDRLEKIEAL
- a CDS encoding Sua5/YciO/YrdC/YwlC family protein — protein: MQTLYIHPKNPQARLISQAVQALTNDQLIIYPTGLGYAFGVSVTAKTALDKLCRLADGNYPFSLLCDNLSQIAHYADVSNAQHRLLKSHASSQTALTLVATKAVPKKLLDNQKSISILLATTPLTLALLEGLNAPIVSLPIGVLDGSLEMTYEIAEHFNGIADLLIDDGSMGCYIPSVVSIVDDITLTYQGTNNPNHLLD
- a CDS encoding ATP-binding protein, which translates into the protein MEKFLISEKSIFFRIYAGLVLLCISVALFAYGLTNLVNQKRLQSYRENMSSGIFYLISQGVTHQENEIDRAYWLADASSFFGEEFNIIPINSVSFTKREIQRLNSEKTVVQAHADSSKLTFYHRIEGESNLLTVSLSQVGERQVRAMTIFLLDDLSYFPTMNQKQARLKFLEKKFGIPFGIYPIKHLGLDLEQIGRLRRDEPVMLFRDGDSIRDTTLSVVMASQLDTMAIVIGPAPLFKWFPLNLLISIVLLSMMLISLGVYGLILPLEKRLRLLQAGVDRVTKGDLDTKIEVIGRDDVAKLAYTFNVMTYRIKRLIESQRELTRAVSHELRTPVARIRFAVEMLADDDDYESRQSQKAYIDEDIESLNKLIDEILTHAKLEEGVPTLDWQMVKLADLVTRIERETNALGKSITVRTVLPSVKVAAMADLKLLHRVVQNFAGNAMRYAKSTIIISAGVKSGMAFVSVEDDGQGIPKADREKVFVPFARLDDSRTRASGGYGLGLAIVSRIAFWFNATVTVDDSPELGGARFIMTWPVKQAGVKLPKL
- a CDS encoding YceD family protein, with product MSNTTDYHQTAKELPTNILLEKWIDAGFSWVGEIFIHEFERLSKQVYFSENANPKLSVNVQLAKKDGVLWLTYDVQGDILLSCQRCLEPIAFDVTGEYRLAILANEHETSRIGGAEFVLLDEVCPSESRKMLPIKALLEDELLLALPLSPRHDDCTTPIDASDHDENQEQDNPFAVLSALKGKLN
- a CDS encoding elongation factor P hydroxylase, with product MIDFSQLSPNSTNNAITKAWQSFHQDPQITAIIQPMLSCLISKADWQTYAKSWQSVKNAHHDESVLTDWLITLFNQLYHNATMTKTPTALVRGDGEPEYFAPYDGKPARIEFAHGFFQSALHEISHWCIAGFDRRQIDDFGYWYQADGRNKDAQALFEQVEIKPQAVECLLSLACGRYFYVSQDNLNADFDTSNSTFAADVFTQAQHFLSQPNFLPKDAKRLLWVLLSLCQPNFYTSIH
- the rpmF gene encoding 50S ribosomal protein L32 codes for the protein MAVQQNRKSRSRRDMRRSHDRMLVNILSIDSTTGEKHIRHHATKDGFYRGRQLFKVSQDS
- the fabG gene encoding 3-oxoacyl-ACP reductase FabG; protein product: MSRKIVLVTGASRGIGRAIALRFANEGCFVIGTATSEKGAEAISEYLGEFGGMGRVLDVSSNESVDKLFEEIDSVYGALNVLVNNAGITKDGLLMRMKDEDWAEVMDTNLSSVYRTSRRAVRGMMKARHGRIINISSVVGQMGNAGQSNYAASKAGMEGFSRALAREIGSRGVTVNCVAPGFVETDMTEELDERLINSMLDAVPLGRMAQPEEIAAAVTFLASDEASYITGAVLAVNGGMYM